The Chryseobacterium sp. 52 genome includes a region encoding these proteins:
- a CDS encoding pinensin family lanthipeptide, translating into MENNKKMKLNIDDLKIESFVTALDKDLSKKLQGGLGLSPAGDHDHPTHTIKTQDRLHVCGTVQC; encoded by the coding sequence ATGGAAAACAACAAAAAAATGAAACTTAACATCGACGATCTTAAGATCGAAAGTTTCGTAACAGCTTTGGACAAAGATCTGTCCAAAAAATTACAAGGTGGTTTAGGACTTTCTCCAGCAGGAGATCATGATCACCCGACTCATACTATAAAAACTCAGGACAGACTTCACGTTTGTGGAACTGTTCAGTGTTAA